Proteins from one Oncorhynchus masou masou isolate Uvic2021 chromosome 12, UVic_Omas_1.1, whole genome shotgun sequence genomic window:
- the sap30l gene encoding histone deacetylase complex subunit SAP30L, whose protein sequence is MNGFSTEEDSHDGPPAPPFYGQTCCLIEDGERCGRSAGNASFSKRIQKSISQKKLKLDIDKSVRHLYICDFHKNFIQSVRNKRKRKTSDDGGESPDRDVEVPEVDLFQLQVNTLRRYKRHYKLQTRPGLNKAQLAETVSRHFRNIPVNEKETLTYFIYMVKSTKSRLDQKSDGSKQLE, encoded by the exons ATGAACGGGTTCAGCACTGAAGAAGACAGCCACGACGGCCCCCCAGCGCCGCCGTTTTACGGTCAGACTTGTTGTTTGATTGAGGACGGTGAGCGCTGCGGACGATCAGCTGGAAACGCCTCCTTCAGCAAACGGATCCAAAAAAGCATATCGCAGAAAAAACTAAAACTGGACATCGACAAAAGC GTTCGACATCTCTACATATGCGACTTCCACAAAAACTTTATCCAGAGTGTCCGTaacaagaggaagaggaagacgagCGACGACGGAGGGGAGTCTCCGGACCGTGACGTGGAAGTTCCAGAG GTGGACCTGTTCCAGCTTCAGGTAAACACACTGAGACGCTACAAGAGACACTACAAGCTGCAGACCAGACCTGGCTTAAACAAGGCCCAACTGGCTGAG ACTGTCAGTCGTCACTTCCGGAATATCCCGGTGAACGAGAAGGAGACTCTGACATATTTCATTTATATGGTGAAGAGCACCAAAAGCCGACTGGACCAGAAGTCGGATGGTAGCAAACAGCTGGAGTGA
- the LOC135549251 gene encoding heart- and neural crest derivatives-expressed protein 1-like has translation MNLIGSYQHHHLMHETFPFVQRCHQDNPYFQSWVVNHGEVPPDFQIQSPYSTEFGAQGPAHDSQLDAPSARTGKRRASGPKKERRRTESINTAFAELRECIPNVPADTKLSKIKTLRLATSYIAYLMDVLAKDTGETEGFNAEIKKYDNRDLKRKRETHEDLQESLGNEKKFKGRTGWPQQVWALELNQ, from the exons ATGAACCTTATTGGGAGCTACCAGCACCATCATCTGATGCATGAGACCTTTCCATTCGTCCAGAGGTGTCATCAAGATAACCCGTACTTCCAAAGCTGGGTGGTGAACCACGGCGAAGTCCCTCCTGATTTCCAGATCCAGTCTCCATACTCCACGGAGTTTGGGGCTCAGGGTCCGGCTCACGACAGCCAGCTGGACGCTCCCTCAGCGCGCACCGGGAAGAGGAGAGCCTCGGGGCCGAAGAAGGAGCGGAGGAGGACCGAGAGCATCAACACTGCGTTCGCCGAACTGAGAGAATGTATACCAAACGTACCGGCAGACACGAAACTGTCCAAAATTAAAACATTACGACTAGCAACAAGTTATATTGCCTACCTAATGGACGTGCTGGCTAAAGACACTGGAGAGACCGAGGGATTCAATGCCGAAATCAAGAAATATGATAACAGAGATTTGAAAAGGAAACGGGAAACG CACGAGGACCTGCAAGAGTCATTAGGAAACGAGAAAAAGTTCAAAGGGCGGACAGGTTGGCCTCAGCAAGTCTGGGCTTTGGAATTGAACCAGTGA